GCACCTCATCCAAGGTGCTCTCGGCAAGATGCGAACCTGCGCACACGGCTCCGGAGGCCGTTGAGAACCGCTATGTCTGCGCAGTTCAGGCCCCTTCACAGGCTCGACGGGGCGAAGTTCGTCCACGGCTAGTCCACAGCAAACGTTCGCCGGTGCGGCCCGTCCGACTTCTCGCTGCCTCCACCCCGACATGAGCGGGCCCGTCCAGCCCTGGCGGCCTTGGGCCGTCTGTGCCCCCGTCGCCCGGTGGACCCGCGACCAGCCGCTGTCGGTCCTGAGTCCCGAGTCCTGGCGCGGCAAGCGCGCCGCCCGCTACGAGACCCAGGTTGACTGGAAGACCGCCCCCGTGCCGCAGTGAGCGCGATGCCCTTCGCTTGGCCGCATGCCGTGATCCTGGCGGGTGGGTACGGGGGCGCACAAGGGGCGCACTGCCTCGGTGGTGTGCCCCATTGGTCTGAGCCGATTCGGCAAAACTGCTTCCGCTTCCTGAGCGGTTCCTGAAAGCTTGAACAGCGCACAAGCGCGTGGATTCGTGAAGATCGATTCATGCGCCACCGAGGTGTGGCGCTAGGCAGCGGTTGCCCGTGAGGCGGCCGGTTGGGTCGGTCGAGGCGACTCCGGGCGTGAGGCATTTTGCCTGGCAGGCATGCTTCCTGATGGCGTGACGCCTCTGCCGCGGCGCACCGCATGTCGCACGTAGATTGCGAATCGATAACAGGGGTTCCCTGTCGTAACGTTTTGTTGAACGCTTAAGCTCCATCAATGAGGGGGACTTGTGGGGGTTGTTGAGCACGCCTGGCGGGGGGGCAGGCGGGGGGCTAGGGCGCTTCAGCGATCCCGCAGTCACAGGCGAGGAGACCCGGCTGCACCCTGCTGAGGCTGGCAGGGTCACTTCCGCAGTGCGGTGCATCCAGGGTCGATGTCGAAGGCTTCCGCTTCCAGGGCAGTCGGCCGCGCCTCGGCGGCCGTGGGATCAGGGTTCACCCTGCACATCTGCAGGTTGAGGCATGGATGCGCTCGGCTGCTTCCGGCAATGATTGCGCCATACCAGGCTGTCAACCCGATCGTTGGCGTCAGGACGCGATTGCCACAGAGAGGGGCGGTACCCCAACCTCTGCGGTTTTCAGCAAGTTCGGACGCAGGGTGTCCAGGGCTCGTTCGCGAAGACCTCAAAAACCGACTTTTAGTGGCAGTGCTTACAGTACGCAGCAGGTCGACGGCGTTCGATGTAATGCGCCATCGGAAACGTGGCGATCGTAGTTCAGAATATGCGAAATTCAGGTATGTCACCGATGCAGTGTGGTGGCAGCAGTTGGGGCGGTGAAGTCGTGGTGAAAAAGCGTGCCGAGTGGGTCCCCGACCCGGGGTTGGTCCGTGAGGTTGACGACCTGTTTGGGCGGGCGATTGATTCGTATCGTGCGAATCCGAACCTCATCACGGAGCACGCCAACCATGAGGATTCCATACGGGTCGGTGGCTACTCCAACCGCACGCTGCTAGAACTGGTGCAGAACGCAGCCGACGCGATGTCTGGGGCCGACGAGTACGAGGAGGGAGCCGGGCGGGTCGAGATTGTCCTTGACCTTGGCCACCAGACTCTGTACTGCGCGAATGCTGGCCGTCCGTTTTCACGAAGTGGCCTCACGGCGATCGCTCACGCACACCTCAGCGGTAAGAGGGGCGACGAGATCGGGCGGTTCGGCCTCGGGTTCAAGTCGGTGCTTGCCGTCAGTGATGCGCCTCAGGTCTTGAGTCGATCGGTTTCCTTCGAGTTCAATTCTTCCAAGGCGAAGACAACGATCGCTTCTATCGGGTCGACAGCCACAAGGTTCCCGATCTTGAGGACGGCGACGCGAATCGATGCCGAGGCGGAGTTCGCCAAGGACCCGATTCTGGCTGATCTGGCGCAATGGGCGACGACCGTCGTCAAGCTGCCGAACGCCTCGAAGCTGCAAAACCTCAAGAAAGAGATCGAGGCTTTCCGCTCTGAGTTTCTCCTCTTCGTCAACGCGGTGCGTGAAGTCCGTCTGCGGGTGATAGGGACGGACGCAGACTTTGTGACGAGCCACGTGTCACGAGACCTCGGCGAGGGAAGGTTCCGGATCGAGCGTCCCGACGGCGACCATGACGAGTGGTATGTCAAGGACCAGATGCACACCCCCAGCCTCGAGGCGCGGGCTGAGGTCGGTGAAGCCGTGTCACGTAACCAGGTGAAAGTCACGGTGGCCATGCCGGCGCGCTTTGCCCAGCTGAGGACGGGTGAGTTCTGGTCATACTTTCCGCTCCAAGACCGGACGTCCGCGTCGGCACTCTTTAATGCACCTTGGAGCGTCAACGACGACCGCACCACGCTGCTTGAGAATGGGTACAACCGAGAGATTCTCGTGACTCTCTCTGAGATGTTCCTTGATGTGTTGCCGAAGGTATCGTCCGTCGACGACCCAGCGGCGCACTTGGACTACATGCCGGCGCGTGGTCGTGAGACCCATTCGTTCGGCGATGAGATGCTTTGTGCCCACGTTCCGCAGCTGGGGTCCCGGAAGGCATTGATTCCTGACGCGATCGGTGCACTGTGCACGCCGCCGGACCTTCGTCCTCTTGACTTCGGTGTCAATGTTGCGACCGAGCGCGATCACGAGCAGTGGATCAGGTCGCCTAACACCAGTGATGATGTGCCGCACTGGCGTTGCTATGCCAGTAGCCAGCGTGTGACTCGACTCAGGACGCTCTACATATGCAGCGTCTCCTCCGCCTTCGCTGACTCGCGTCCCAGGGACGAGGCGAAGGCGTTGGAGAAGATTCGAAAGAGAGGCATCCAGTCTTGGTTGCGTGAGTGGGCGGAGGGGCCTGACGTAGCGTCTGCCGCGAGGGCGCTCGACTTCGTGTTGTTGAACCCCAGGGCCGATGGCATCAACTCTGCGAAGGTGATACCGACGACCGACGGAATGCGGTCCCTTAAGGACCGTGGTCAGGTCTACCTCCATCGCTTCGAGGATATTGACGTCGAAGGAGCCTGCTTCGTCGATGCGGATTTCCTTGCGGTCCCCGGCGTAGAGAAGAAGCTAGGAGACAATGGGTTCCGGGACCTCGATTCGCTCGCGAAGTTCGAGGCCAGGTTGGCCAAGCTGTCGCCGCAGTCGGAGGATGACGAGCTTCCCAAGTTCTGGGATGCGGCCAACGACGTGCCCATGGCCCAGGCGCAGAAGGTCGTGGCCAGCAACAAGGCGAGCGGTGTCAAGATTCCGGTCCCAACACGCGACGGTGGCTGGGCTTTGCCTGAGCATGTGCTGGACGTTGATGGCCTCGGCGACGCCGTATCCGACCGAGTACTGGACCCAACGAGGTGCACCCGTGAGCTCGCGCACGAAGCAGGTGTCATCACCGATCCAGTGACTTCGTACCCGGTTGAGGACGAGGTCCACTACGAGGACTACCGCCAATACGTGCTGGACGAGTTGAACCGGAGGCTTGGGCCCGGGGAGCGCCTCGTCGAGCAGGTGGAGTTTGACAGGGGTGACGGTCCTGGCCCGTTCTCGGTGCTTCTCATGCTGAAGGAGGCGGAGGCTCCTGGCAGCATCCGCGAGCGTTGGACGGAACGGCTTCTTAAGCTGGATGAGGTCGGCTACTGGCTCTGCACGGATATCGACACGGGGCTCACTCACCGAGTCCTTTCGCCGGTTCGATGGGCAGTGAGCCAAGCCGGCCTGCTGAAGTCGACTCGCGGCTACCGCAGTCCCGATGCTGTCGTCTCCGCGTCGCTCGTCGAATACGAGGCCCTGTTGCCTCTCTTCCGAGGACCGCGCCACGTCGAGGACGCTCTGTCGCTGGCCAAGGATCTGAGTGAGGTCCCTTCGGAGGTCCTGCGCGAAGCGCTCCAGACGGAGGTCACCTCGCCCATCAGCAACCCGGCACTGACGGGTTTCGTCCTCACCGCTAGCAGGTTGGCGAACCCGGGCAGGCATCCGGTACTGATCCCTGCCCGGGTGGGACGCACCGTCGAGACAAGGCGGCCCGGCGCGGTGTACTTGGCGACGACCGAGGAGGAACGCGCGTTCCTCACCTCCAAGCAAAAGCCCTACCTCAAAGTTGATCAGGACGAGGCAGAGCAGTTCGTCGACATCGTCGGATGCCGTCGATTCGAGGACAGCTTCACTTTCTCGCTGTTGGTCGACGGCCGGCAGGTCGAGGAGGGCGTCCTCGACCTGTACACGGGACTGCGTTCGACGTTCGTCGAGGAAAAGGTCACGGATGCGACTGTGGCGAAGGCCGTCCAGATCACGAAGCGTGTGACCACAGAGGACGGTGTTGAGGACCAGTCACTCGAGTGGCACCGCCAAGGAATGACCCTGGTGGTCCAGGCAGAACTCGACGAACGTCGCGTCCTGCAGATCGTCAGTGAGGCGTTCGACCTGCGCCTGTCGAACGCCGAGTTGAGTGACATCCTCCAGGCACGCGTCCACCTACATCTGGAGATGCAACGGCAGGACGCCCGGTCCGCGTCCAGTGACGTGGAGCGGCTGGCGATCTACATCGGTGACGACACGCTGAAGGAGAACCTGCCTAAAGGACTTTGGCAGGCACTTGAGGGCCAAGGTTTGGTGGACGGTTCCACGTCCGTCGCTGAGCTCTTCCTGACCGTCTATGGCAGCGATTCGATCAAGCTTCTCGCAGAGGAGTTCAGAGCCGAGGGGTACACGGACGTCCCCGAGAAATGGGCGGGGGGAGCGTCGACCGTCGCCTGGCTTCGGAAGATGGGGTTCGGCGCCAAGTACGCCGGGCGTCGCACCCGACACCAGGACGATGAGTTCGTCGTGCCCGGTGCCGTGAAGCTCAAGCCCCTGCACGACTTCCAGGAGAGGATCAGGGAGGAACTGCAGGAGGTCCTGACGTCCCGAGGACGGGACGGTCGTGCGCTCAAGGGCATGGTGGAGCTCCCCACGGGAGCCGGGAAGACCCGGGTGGCCACCGAAACCGTGTTGCGGCTGTTCGTCGACGGCGACATGAGCGGAACCGTGCTCTGGATCGCGCAGTCGGAGGAGCTCTGCGAGC
Above is a genomic segment from Streptomyces glaucescens containing:
- a CDS encoding DEAD/DEAH box helicase translates to MSPMQCGGSSWGGEVVVKKRAEWVPDPGLVREVDDLFGRAIDSYRANPNLITEHANHEDSIRVGGYSNRTLLELVQNAADAMSGADEYEEGAGRVEIVLDLGHQTLYCANAGRPFSRSGLTAIAHAHLSGKRGDEIGRFGLGFKSVLAVSDAPQVLSRSVSFEFNSSKAKTTIASIGSTATRFPILRTATRIDAEAEFAKDPILADLAQWATTVVKLPNASKLQNLKKEIEAFRSEFLLFVNAVREVRLRVIGTDADFVTSHVSRDLGEGRFRIERPDGDHDEWYVKDQMHTPSLEARAEVGEAVSRNQVKVTVAMPARFAQLRTGEFWSYFPLQDRTSASALFNAPWSVNDDRTTLLENGYNREILVTLSEMFLDVLPKVSSVDDPAAHLDYMPARGRETHSFGDEMLCAHVPQLGSRKALIPDAIGALCTPPDLRPLDFGVNVATERDHEQWIRSPNTSDDVPHWRCYASSQRVTRLRTLYICSVSSAFADSRPRDEAKALEKIRKRGIQSWLREWAEGPDVASAARALDFVLLNPRADGINSAKVIPTTDGMRSLKDRGQVYLHRFEDIDVEGACFVDADFLAVPGVEKKLGDNGFRDLDSLAKFEARLAKLSPQSEDDELPKFWDAANDVPMAQAQKVVASNKASGVKIPVPTRDGGWALPEHVLDVDGLGDAVSDRVLDPTRCTRELAHEAGVITDPVTSYPVEDEVHYEDYRQYVLDELNRRLGPGERLVEQVEFDRGDGPGPFSVLLMLKEAEAPGSIRERWTERLLKLDEVGYWLCTDIDTGLTHRVLSPVRWAVSQAGLLKSTRGYRSPDAVVSASLVEYEALLPLFRGPRHVEDALSLAKDLSEVPSEVLREALQTEVTSPISNPALTGFVLTASRLANPGRHPVLIPARVGRTVETRRPGAVYLATTEEERAFLTSKQKPYLKVDQDEAEQFVDIVGCRRFEDSFTFSLLVDGRQVEEGVLDLYTGLRSTFVEEKVTDATVAKAVQITKRVTTEDGVEDQSLEWHRQGMTLVVQAELDERRVLQIVSEAFDLRLSNAELSDILQARVHLHLEMQRQDARSASSDVERLAIYIGDDTLKENLPKGLWQALEGQGLVDGSTSVAELFLTVYGSDSIKLLAEEFRAEGYTDVPEKWAGGASTVAWLRKMGFGAKYAGRRTRHQDDEFVVPGAVKLKPLHDFQERIREELQEVLTSRGRDGRALKGMVELPTGAGKTRVATETVLRLFVDGDMSGTVLWIAQSEELCEQAVQTFGTVWRWLGDERPLTIGRLWNTNVVHEPDTEFSVVVATDAKLDRVAGTPEYEWLSRVSAVFIDEAHRAGGSKMYTKILRWLGVDGRSWERPLVGVSATPFKGRSDVVTKPTEELAARFGHHIMSAFDGNAYEELSKRGVLARVRHEVLPGVDVPLKPDELEQVQSWRKLEPKVLDRIGRDQARMRILVEDILSRDPEWPILVFTPNVLSAQVLAATLRYRQVAAEAVSGQTGRQARRDVIEKFKKGEIRVLANCDLLIQGFDAPGVRALYIARPTFSPSAYIQMAGRGLRGPANGGKPECLIVDVADNFGAVNDFLGYRAYEDLWRKQGS